GCGTATGAATTGCCCCACGAAAAGAATATTTTTTCGTGAATATTTATCAGCCAAAACTCCTGAAGGAACTTCTAATAAAAATGCTGTTGTCGACCAGACCGCAAGCAGTGTTGCAATTTGCCACGGTTCCATTCCGAAGTCAGAAAACATTACCGCATACAGCGGATAAATCAGCACAAAGTCAGCGAAGAAAGTGTAAGCGTAGATTTTAGCAAGAAATTTTTTCATGTTGTTAGAAAAATAGCCCTGAAAATTGGTTTTTACAAAAAGAAATGAAAAGTCAATGTCACATAACAGGTGTTATCTAAACTAGACAGTTTTTATTTTAAACTTAGCCAAAAATTATTAAAGATTATACAATCAGAAACATTCTTGATTACAACACCGTCACGGAAATGGGACGGCTGCGGGAGGTGGAGCCGGATTTATCTGTCACTTCGGAATAAAGTTGATACGAGCCTGGCGTGGGAGTGGCGCTCCAGCGGAAAGTGAAAATGCCTTCGGCTGGGGTGGAATATGTTTTTAATAATTCCGGTTCGCCAGAGCTTTTGGCGTAAAAAGAAATTTCCGTGATATCGGCAATGTCCGGAGTTTCGGCAGTGACTGAGAGCGGGAACATTGAAGCGTAGAAGCTCGCGCCGTTTCGTGGAGCGGTAAAAGTAATTTGCGGCGGTAATTCTTCTGCCAAAAGATTAAAATTAATTTCCGCGGAATTGAAATCGTCAATATCGTCGTAAGCCGTGGCGCGCAGAGTATGAAATCCATTTGAAATGGAATTCGGGATTATGAGATTCGCGGTGAACGGCGCGGTGTTGGACATCCCCACCTTTTGTTCGTCAACAAAATATTCCACGCGGGAAATTATTCCTCGCGGGGCGGAGACAGTTACAGAGGCGGTGGCTTCGCGCGAATTAATCGTGCCGTTCGGAGCGGGATAGGTAATGGAAATAGTTGGTTTGTTTTGCGGCAAATGGATATCGTCGTAGCCGGTTGGAAGTTCCTGAGTATTAATTGTATATCCTTGCTCCTCGGCCCATTTGGCAATTGGCGCTTCCCAATTGGCAAATTGCGGATCGGACGCGGGGTTTTCCGGCGGCGGGCCCTTTGGGTTTTCTTTATTTACATAGAATAAAATTGTATGGACTTCACGGAACTTTTTTTCTTCAATCGTGGTCGGCGGGGTATTTTCCGTCGCCAGTTTTCCCGAAATTCGGTCAATTTTTACTACTGTTTCCGCGCCAAGTTCGCCTTTTAAAATCGGTTTATCGGTTTCGGTCGGTTCTGGCGCAGTAAAATATTCCACGGGCGTATCTTTTAGCGCTTTTTTCATAAAGGAATTCCAAATCGGAGCGGCGACAAAGACTCCGTCAGCGCCGCGTTTCATTTCCTTGTTATCGTTATTGCCTGCCCAGACTCCGGCGACGAGCGATGGAGTATAACCCATTGTCCAGCCGTCGCGCCAGTCGTTTGTCGTACCAGTTTTTGCCCCAACCGGCCGGCCAGGCAAAGTGAGCGGACCGCCCGCACCGAAAATATAAGAGCGCGCCGCGTCATCAGACATTACGCTTTGAATTTGCCGCGCGGTTTGCCGAGACACTACCTCTTTTCCTTTGTCTTCTTTCCATTCTTCAAGCACTTGGCCTTTGGCATCTTCAATTTTTAAAATCAGAGTAGTATCATGCAGCACTCCGTCGGCTGCAAAAACGCCGAAAGCGGCGGTATGTTCCAGGAGTCGCACTTCGCCACCGCCCAAAACGAGAGACAAGCCAAAACGAGAACGATCATTTAAAGTTGTATAGCCCATGGCTTGCGCCAAATTTAAGACATTGTCAATTCCCGCGAGATATAAAGTTTTGACCGCAGGAATATTTAAGGATCCCGCCATCGCGCTTCGCATGGAAACCGGCCCGTGTTCTTTATCATCATAATTGTGTGGGACATAATCTTTAGTGTCAGTTTTAAAAGTCGTAACCAAATCAAAAAGCGTGGTTTCCGGAGTGAAACCTTTCTGAAAAGCCGTGGCATAAGCGATCGGTTTGAAAGAGGAGCCGGGCTGGCGGAGCCGAAGCGAGACATTTACATTTGGTTCGAATTTACAATTTTTTCCGGGGTCGCATCCTTCAGGTTCGGGATCGGCAAAATAATCTTTTGAACCAACCATAGCCAGAACTTGTCCGGTTTTTGGATCAATGGCCACAAGCGCGGCGTTCCAAGCGTTATATTTAGTGGAATTTTTTTCCGCGTT
The window above is part of the Patescibacteria group bacterium genome. Proteins encoded here:
- a CDS encoding penicillin-binding transpeptidase domain-containing protein, yielding ALSIQIERKFSKDQILKMYFNEIPYGSTAYGIQSAAQTYFGKNAEDLDLAEAATLAAVPKASTYYSPHGSHTDDLLDRQKYILDSMAEEGYITEEEAEEAKKIDILSRVVAKKESITAPHFVMYVKELLTEKYGEKIVEQGGLKVYTSLDFDKQKFAEEAIDENAEKNSTKYNAWNAALVAIDPKTGQVLAMVGSKDYFADPEPEGCDPGKNCKFEPNVNVSLRLRQPGSSFKPIAYATAFQKGFTPETTLFDLVTTFKTDTKDYVPHNYDDKEHGPVSMRSAMAGSLNIPAVKTLYLAGIDNVLNLAQAMGYTTLNDRSRFGLSLVLGGGEVRLLEHTAAFGVFAADGVLHDTTLILKIEDAKGQVLEEWKEDKGKEVVSRQTARQIQSVMSDDAARSYIFGAGGPLTLPGRPVGAKTGTTNDWRDGWTMGYTPSLVAGVWAGNNDNKEMKRGADGVFVAAPIWNSFMKKALKDTPVEYFTAPEPTETDKPILKGELGAETVVKIDRISGKLATENTPPTTIEEKKFREVHTILFYVNKENPKGPPPENPASDPQFANWEAPIAKWAEEQGYTINTQELPTGYDDIHLPQNKPTISITYPAPNGTINSREATASVTVSAPRGIISRVEYFVDEQKVGMSNTAPFTANLIIPNSISNGFHTLRATAYDDIDDFNSAEINFNLLAEELPPQITFTAPRNGASFYASMFPLSVTAETPDIADITEISFYAKSSGEPELLKTYSTPAEGIFTFRWSATPTPGSYQLYSEVTDKSGSTSRSRPISVTVL